A portion of the Drosophila innubila isolate TH190305 chromosome 3L unlocalized genomic scaffold, UK_Dinn_1.0 0_D_3L, whole genome shotgun sequence genome contains these proteins:
- the LOC117786725 gene encoding serine protease nudel, which yields MKLTLDELEAKRLKGNPRRFNLPRLPCSRILIISILVLIALLISLIYHGIVIERMDRLRQIMVLNEEHAQKLQPIDEEAAFVIRPQSQPFHIPLKKADPLVLATATKSEEQSLRMKHLRFKFRLKQRLRPRRSLQEVDLIDPLQLEANMQHIYTKLRSKRAKAALIQLENEYVRCKKQTQEDCMNAFMRMYQMANEINEKLGRMREMIKGQLDSSSLESVDFEPFVPAKKTRTTDAQLPEVTTPLTNGSIPTLNGTTDTTLKPRRVKIKPAQISWIIDGHGHDEQEAYMENTPRAVATTEHINTTSTVEHTTVTSVESTITSTTESSRTTSTTINPLSSLTTELPDLDAIADNITWILDRFDKPKEIIHTTAGGKIKAATTEATEISTLNTGESNTEDDRLDSSSSTATGKTEPTTMAMESLTTTAAATEKETQSSVEPMSTHSPITSTPLTTLSPSTTTAALETVNYTVHPTKLKPIKYSWIIDGAEDSNEVSSNISTTPPATTVASFVNETTTEISRAVHPLDNPSSMENMLESFERNEQQKPLIKVSNESTTVAPQQTTSFEEQVNPPINVLHHNKSHNSNVYDRTHWMQQFELQAANAQDELIDTFGNELDAKSLEQMGPKLNPVNGKTTNAGDAQLITLCAHIARKMRQKAASELAHGGLGDTETFTASPSVQFTSRGPGGFPVSGETMKASAQFMFNPNFGMPSIPVCFYMTPANFRMPMWSPTPSFMGMQGGHFGGSSNAGGNGGIFFVPQQQFGPTGNFFGGTAGTAGGSQNQLPNIFSKNASPQKQGNGQQQVYCTYMQNQNQAHNQAQTQPIQGNLSPGSQSGFSNANFKMRHANQTGVGAHQSQIIYASYMDAPQQMLERHSCPAADQVACYGKKECIAASNWCNNVVDCSDGSDESACTCADRLDEERLCDGYEDCPMGEDELGCFGCESLAHSCYANAEEYARHNRSTLSMCYSRLERCDGFQNCFNGRDELHCNMLVTDVATHMSHAASASEGYLYRNHRGDWYPVCNNGGKWAAAACELQDVNQPTDLSFRQLTLSGPFIEPSLHAGIHFAQGCHGRNDHDTLVDHVAYVKCPPVKCGLPSRQPEQLIKRSKRATFKDPEEQEKGRIVGGGYANPLQWPFVVAIYRDGKFHCGGTIYTERWIISAAHCVINFSKYYYEIRAGLLRRSSYAPTTQIQTVSHVVVHQGYERRSMRNDLSLLRVASPLQFNRWVKPICMPDKGRTTFGDDWIWGPEEHTLCTAVGWGAIREKGPSSDPLRQVILPIRKRCTDPEDQASEDVCAGDPDGGRDACQGDSGGPLFCRSVNHTDEWYLAGVVSHGNGCGRPKEFGVYTRVALYLDWLELAVNPRLLPAKQPIQLCPGFMCVWGGKRCIAQRQRCDRQVDCLGGEDEVGCAYNFIPDMVGSKLNVSATTESDYYPEDMEKQKLINKQRQDVAIEDEDLFADIEAKQQNTTTATTATTESFISTIVEGENTQITENTVENDATTSAAMSATLATTLPAEETTTFATATTSPTATTSPTAATSPSATTSPSATTSPSATFPTTTLASITSTTLSPSTTTTWPTSTEDFMRLTDLVTQLLQETTTTTTTTNAKELTTITTDAPSLTTATIKETTMKGTTTEIETTMKGTTTEIEATTYLATTATDIETTTIEGSSLTNNNTTDTWTEPATVETTTKELKIKETSAMDTTTMETTTKQTTTQSTTKELTTTPLTIKDSAMSETIKTHSTLAQPTATTTATTTTSTTTTTTSATTTTTVHSKVSPKSQLLHKFICQKMPQIVDLSHRCDRKLDCEDGTDELDCNCRDYLKGSLSVLICDGKSDCEDLSDEQNCGSCQDNEFHCALSKSCLPLSKRCDNVVDCKFKEDEKDCFALTNGHDVHYDAHQQPRFSSVGIFSKNAHGTWRVVCAHETGFHEHQSETADSVCALLGFHGAHFYNSSEFVSQKGMHAITPELSKQRFLVGAPLDALMGDNEHFLPHHDQTHHHRKLSRQHKDAVHTNSHKCLGIYVECNPRANTTVPIKTFSAGQAVKPNPSDHLPALLPTIETHNMPNVHFKPHLPAQMVNKKDEIMDRLDILIKSKKNKTLLVQDQLHEAIEELHWPWLADVYANGELWCLGVLLDKHWLLVHESCLSGISFDTHYITALFGGGKTRRSLHRSNHEQIRRVDCFEAVPRSNVLLYHLEQPARFTHHVLPTFLPDTSSQQEEEAEDCISVLHDDLSGRIKTVAITKSNSDSDCSSCYQLQEQRPPGNLMRMLNVSAEDMASISEEVELISGVATKELPALTKFTSCSQFGQKNYSDTQSHPSDQGVLVCRHAHSGWYPTAIFSYNNTNCHSFKAPFGIRTLEQSYRTLQDIMDQAHCNNVQSMPACATHRCPLGACLSQSSLCDGRSDCHDNSDEEESKCRELKQRCAPGEMKCRSSSKCVHKSKFCDHVPDCEDMTDEPTICSCFTYLQATDPSKICDGKRNCWDKSDESSVLCNCTADHFQCTSSPGDCIPRDFVCDKQPDCPNGEDERYCFGIEQPLQEQQMDYWSGHQHSGSQYGQVIEQSYGIWHTKCFPKSTPPSTAEVREICRKLGYNPDRQPSYRLIDDAANEAVRTYEWADRRGRNFSNDTLVGKYRDSTKAQIISKFSPLQLNERLTLFLKPSRPIAELVRWNSTDSSHCFRLEIRCA from the exons atgaaactgACTTTGGATG AGCTGGAGGCCAAACGCTTGAAGGGTAATCCTCGACGTTTTAACCTGCCTCGTCTGCCCTGTTCCCGCATCCTGATTATATCCATCCTAGTGCTCATCGCGCTCTTGATCTCCTTGATCTATCATGGCATTGTGATTGAGAGAATGG ATCGTTTGAGACAGATTATGGTGTTGAATGAGGAGCATGCTCAGAAGCTGCAGCCCATCGATGAAGAAGCCGCCTTTGTGATACGTCCGCAATCGCAGCCCTTTCACATTCCACTGAAGAAAGCGGATCCTTTGGTCCTGGCAACTGCCACAAAGAGTGAGGAGCAATCGCTGCGCATGAAGCATCTGCGTTTCAAGTTTCGCTTGAAGCAGAGACTTCGACCAAGACGCAGTCTGCAGGAAGTGGATCTCATTGATCCTCTGCAGCTGGAGGCCAACATGCAGCATATTTATACCAAGCTGAGAAGCAAGCGTGCCAAGGCGGCATTAATCCAGCTGGAGAATGAATATGTGCGTTGCAAGAAACAGACTCAAGAGGATTGCATGAATGCCTTTATGCGCATGTATCAGATGGCCAATGAGATCAATGAAAAGCTGGGCAGAATGAGGGAAATGATCAAGGGACAACTCGACTCGAGCAGCCTCGAATCTGTCGACTTTGAACCCTTTGTGCCGGCAAAGAAAACGCGAACAACTGACGCACAATTGCCAGAGGTGACAACGCCTCTGACAAATGGCAGCATTCCCACTCTCAATGGCACCACTGACACCACACTGAAGCCCAGGAGAGTGAAGATAAAACCCGCCCAGATCAGCTGGATTATCGATGGACATGGACACGATGAACAGGAGGCGTATATGGAGAATACACCAAGAGCTGTGGCCACCACTGAGCATATAAACACGACCTCAACTGTGGAGCACACTACAGTAACCTCTGTGGAGAGTACTATCACTAGCACCACTGAGAGCAGTAGAACCACCAGCACCACAATTAATCCTCTGTCAAGTCTGACAACGGAGCTGCCCGATTTGGATGCCATTGCGGATAATATCACTTGGATCTTGGATCGCTTTGATAAACCCAAAGAGATTATACACACTACTGCGGGTGGCAAAATCAAAGCTGCAACCACTGAAGCTACAGAAATTTCCACCTTAAATACAGG GGAATCGAATACAGAAGATGATCGTCTGGATTCTAGCAGTTCAACAGCAACTGGTAAAACTGAGCCCACAACAATGGCTATGGAATCACTgacaaccacagcagcagcaacagagaaagagacacaATCCTCAGTGGAGCCAATGTCTACACACAGTCCAATTACAAGTACACCACTCACCACACTCAGTCCCAGCACAACCACCGCTGCCTTAGAAACTGTCAACTACACAGTGCATCCCACCAAATTGAAGCCAATAAAATACAGTTGGATTATTGATGGTGCTGAAGACAGCAACGAAGTAAGCAGCAATATCAGCACCACTCCACCAGCAACCACAGTGGCAAGCTTTGTCAACGAAACCACCACTGAGATTTCAAGAGCTGTGCATCCCTTGGACAATCCCAGCAGCATGGAGAACATGTTGGAGAGTTTTGAGCGAAATGAGCAGCAAAAGCCGCTGATTAAAGTGTCGAATGAAAGCACAACAGTTGCACCACAGCAAACGACTTCATTTGAAGAGCAAGTGAATCCACCAATTAATGTGCTGCACCACAATAAAAGCCACAACTCGAATGTCTATGATCGCACACATTGGATGCAACAATTCGAGTTGCAGGCAGCAAATGCACAGGATGAACTAATCGACACCTTTGGCAACGAACTGGATGCAAAGAGTCTGGAGCAAATGGGTCCTAAACTGAATCCAGTGAATGGCAAGACTACAAATG CTGGCGATGCCCAACTCATCACATTGTGTGCACACATTGCGCGGAAGATGAGACAGAAGGCGGCCTCGGAGTTGGCCCACGGTGGACTCGGGGACACGGAGACCTTTACGGCCTCGCCCAGTGTGCAGTTTACGAGTCGTGGCCCTGGCGGATTTCCCGTATCCGGCGAGACAATGAAGGCTTCGGCACAGTTTATGTTCAATCCGAACTTTGGCATGCCGAGTATTCCGGTTTGTTTCTACATGACGCCAGCGAACTTCCGGATGCCCATGTGGTCGCCAACGCCATCGTTTATGGGCATGCAGGGCGGACACTTTGGTGGCTCCTCCAATGCTGGTGGCAATGGCGGCATCTTCTTTGTGCCCCAGCAACAATTCGGACCGACGGGCAATTTCTTTGGCGGCACAGCGGGCACAGCTGGTGGTTCACAGAATCAGCTGCCGAACATCTTCTCGAAGAATGCCTCACCTCAGAAGCAGGGCAATGGACAGCAGCAGGTCTACTGCACCTACATGCAGAATCAGAACCAGGCTCACAACCAGGCACAGACTCAGCCCATCCAAGGGAATCTCTCGCCGGGCAGTCAGTCTGGTTTCTCCAATGCCAACTTCAAGATGCGTCATGCGAATCAAACGGGAGTCGGCGCCCATCAAAGTCAGATCATCTACGCCTCCTATATGGACGCGCCGCAACAGATGCTGGAGCGGCACAGCTGCCCGGCTGCGGATCAGGTGGCCTGCTATGGGAAGAAGGAATGTATTGCCGCCTCCAACTGGTGCAACAATGTCGTGGATTGCTCCGATGGCAGCGATGAATCCGCCTGCACCTGCGCCGATCGCCTGGATGAGGAGCGTCTTTGCGATGGCTACGAGGACTGTCCCATGGGCGAGGATGAGCTGGGCTGCTTTGGCTGCGAATCCCTGGCTCACTCCTGCTACGCGAATGCGGAGGAATATGCTCGACACAATCGCTCCACCTTGTCCATGTGCTACAGTCGCCTGGAGCGCTGTGATGGCTTCCAGAACTGCTTCAATGGTCGCGATGAGTTGCACTGTAATATGCTGGTCACGGATGTGGCAACTCACATG TCCCATGCCGCATCTGCCTCCGAGGGTTATCTGTATAGGAATCATCGTGGCGATTGGTATCCGGTGTGCAACAATGGTGGCAAGTGGGCAGCAGCTGCCTGCGAGCTGCAGGATGTGAATCAACCCACAGATCTGAGCTTCAGGCAGTTGACATTGTCGGGTCCATTCATTGAGCCCTCGCTGCATGCGGGAATTCACTTTGCCCAGGGCTGTCATGGACGCAATGATCACGATACGCTGGTGGATCATGTGGCGTATGTCAAGTGTCCGCCTGTAAAATGTGGATTACCCAGTAGGCAGCCAGAGCAGCTTATAAAACGCTCCAAGAGAGCAACGTTTAAGGATCCAGAGGAGCAGGAGAAGGGAAGAATTGTAGGTGGCGGTTATGCGAATCCTTTGCAGTGGCCTTTTGTGGTGGCCATCTATCGGGATGGCAAGTTCCATTGCGGAGGCACCATCTACACAGAGCGTTGG ATCATCAGTGCTGCTCATTGTGTCATTAATTTTTCCAAGTATTATTATGAGATACGTGCTGGACTCTTGCGCCGCTCCAGCTACGCTCCAACCACGCAGATCCAAACAGTTTCCCACGTCGTGGTGCATCAGGGATACGAGCGGAGAAGCATGCGCAATGATCTCTCCCTGCTGCGAGTCGCATCTCCTCTGCAGTTCAATCGTTGGGTCAAACCCATCTGTATGCCGGACAAGGGACGCACCACCTTTGGCGATGATTGGATCTGGGGACCTGAGGAGCACACTCTCTGCACCGCTGTTGGCTGGGGTGCCATTAGAGAGAAGGGTCCAAGCA GTGATCCATTGCGTCAGGTGATTTTGCCCATACGCAAACGCTGCACAGATCCCGAGGATCAGGCTTCGGAGGATGTTTGCGCTGGCGATCCGGATGGTGGACGCGATGCCTGTCAAGGAGATTCAGGTGGACCGCTCTTCTGTCGCAGTGTGAATCACACGGATGAATGGTATCTGGCGGGAGTTGTGAGCCATGGCAATGGTTGTGGTCGACCCAAGGAGTTCGGTGTCTACACGAGAGTTGCTCTCTACCTCGACTGGCTGGAGTTGGCTGTGAATCCTCGCCTGCTGCCGGCGAAGCAACCAATCCAACTCTGTCCAGGATTCATGTGCGTCTGGGGTGGGAAACGTTGCATTGCCCAGCGACAACGTTGTGACCGCCAAGTCGATTGCTTGGGAGGCGAGGATGAAGTTGGCTGTGCCTACAACTTTATACCCGACATGGTTGGCAGCAAACTGAATGTGAGTGCAACCACAGAAAGTGATTATTATCCAGAGGATatggaaaaacaaaagttgaTAAATAAACAGCGACAGGATGTGGCGATTGAGGATGAGGATTTGTTTGCAGACATTGAAGCCAAGCAGCagaatacaacaacagcaacaactgcaacgacTGAGAGTTTCATTTCCACAATTGTTGAAGGGGAAAACACACAAATAACTGAGAATACTGTGGAAAATGatgcaacaacatcagcagcaatgTCAGCAACTTTAGCAACAACACTGCCAGCTGAAGAAACAACCAcatttgcaacagcaacaacatctcCCACAGCAACAACGTCTCCCACAGCAGCAACCTCTCCCTCAGCAACAACGTCTCcctcagcaacaacatctcCCTCAGCAACATTCCCCACAACAACATTAGCTTCAATAACATCCACAACTTTGTCTcccagcacaacaacaacttggccAACTTCAACGGAGGATTTCATGAGATTAACAGATTTAGTTACGCAACTTCTGCAggagacaacgacaacgacaacaacaacaaatgctaaAGAGTTGACAACCATAACAACGGATGCACCCAGTTTAACCACAGCAACTATTAAAGAAACAACAATGAAAggaacaacaactgaaatagaaacaacaatgaaaggaacaacaactgaaatagAAGCAACAACTTAtttagcaacaacagcaacagatatagagacaacaacaattgaggGTTCTAGCTTGACGAACAACAATACAACGGATACTTGGACAGAACCAGCAACAGTGGAGACAACAACGAaagagttaaaaataaaagagacaTCAGCAATggatacaacaacaatggaaacaacaaccaagcagacaacaacacagtcaacaacaaaagagTTGACAACGACACCATTAACAATAAAAGATTCAGCTATGTCAGAGACAATAAAGACACATTCAACATTAGCTCAacccacagcaacaacaactgcaacaacaactacaagcactacaactacaacaacatcggcaacaacaaccacaacagtaCACAGCAAAGTTAGCCCAAAGTCGCAGCTGCTTCACAAGTTTATTTGTCAAAA AATGCCACAAATTGTGGATCTGTCGCATCGCTGTGATCGCAAACTGGACTGTGAGGATGGCACCGATGAATTGGACTGCAATTGTCGGGATTATCTAAAGGGCAGTCTAAGTGTCCTCATATGCGATGGAAAATCGGACTGTGAGGATCTGAGTGATGAACAGAATTGTG GCAGCTGTCAGGATAACGAGTTCCACTGTGCGCTCTCCAAGAGCTGTTTGCCGCTCTCCAAGCGTTGTGACAATGTCGTGGACTGCAAGTTCAAGGAGGACGAAAAGGATTGCT TTGCCTTAACCAATGGCCATGATGTGCATTACGATGCCCATCAGCAGCCCAGGTTCAGCAGCGTTGGCATCTTCTCCAAGAATGCACATGGAACCTGGCGAGTTGTCTGTGCCCATGAGACGGGATTCCATGAGCATCAGTCCGAAACGGCGGATTCAGTGTGTGCTCTGTTGGGTTTCCATGGTGCACACTTTTACAACAGCAGCGAGTTTGTTAGCCAGAAGGGAATGCATGCCATAACACCAGAGTTGTCGAAGCAGCGATTTCTGGTTGGAGCACCTCTGGATGCTCTAATGGGTGACAATGAGCACTTTTTACCCCATCATGATCAGACTCATCATCATCGAAAGCTGTCCAGGCAGCACAAGGATGCCGTTCACACCAATTCCCACAAGTGTCTGGGCATCTATGTGGAATGTAATCCACGTGCGAATACAACAGTTCCCATCAAGACATTCAGCGCTGGACAGGCTGTCAAACCGAATCCCTCGGATCATCTGCCAGCCTTACTTCCCACTATTGAAACTCACAATATGCCCAATGTGCACTTTAAGCCACATTTGCCAGCACAAATGGTCAACAAGAAGGATGAGATAATGGATCGCTTGGACATTTTGATCAAGAGCAAGAAAAACAAGACATTGCTGGTGCAGGATCAGCTGCATGAGGCCATTGAGGAGCTGCATTGGCCCTGGCTAGCAGATGTCTATGCGAATGGCGAACTCTGGTGTCTGGGCGTGCTCCTGGATAAGCACTGGCTCCTCGTACACGAGAGTTGTCTCTCAGGCATCAG CTTTGATACCCACTATATTACCGCTCTGTTTGGTGGTGGCAAGACTCGACGCTCCTTGCATCGCAGCAACCACGAGCAAATTCGCCGTGTCGACTGCTTTGAGGCGGTGCCCAGGTCAAATGTTCTGCTCTATCATCTGGAGCAGCCGGCTAGATTTACGCACCATGTGCTGCCCACCTTTTTGCCGGACAC ATCAAGTCAGCAGGAAGAGGAGGCAGAGGATTGCATCAGCGTGCTGCATGATGATCTCTCCGGACGCATTAAAACCGTGGCCATTACCAAGTCGAACAGTGATAGCGACTGCAGTTCCTGCTATCAGCTGCAGGAGCAGCGACCGCCTGGCAATTTAATGCGAATGCTTAATGTCAGCGCCGAGGATATGGCTTCCATATCAGAGGAAGTGGAACTGATAAGCGGTGTCGCTACCAAGGAGCTGCCTGCTCTAACAAAATTCACCAGCTGCTCGCAGTTTGGCCAGAAGAACTACAGTGACACTCAGAGTCATCCCAGCGATCAGGGCGTGCTTGTCTGTCGCCACGCCCACTCGGGCTGGTATCCCACCGCCATTTTCAGctataacaatacaaattgtCACAGCTTCAAGGCGCCTTTTGGCATCCGGACACTGGAACAGTCCTACAGAACGCTGCAGGATATAATGG ATCAAGCACATTGCAACAATGTGCAGTCAATGCCAGCTTGTGCCACACATCGTTGTCCTTTGGGCGCCTGTTTGTCGCAGTCCTCTTTATGCGATGGTCGCAGCGATTGCCATGATAATAGCGATGAGGAGGAATCCAAATGCCGTGAGCTCAAGCAACGCTGTGCACCGGGTGAAATGAAATGCCGCTCCAGCTCCAAGTGTGTGCACAAGAGCAAGTTCTGTGACCATGTGCCAGACTGTGAGGACATGACGGATGAACCCACCATATGCAGCTGCTTTACGTATTTACA AGCCACAGATCCGTCCAAGATCTGTGATGGCAAGCGCAATTGCTGGGATAAAAGCGATGAGAGCTCCGTGCTCTGCAATTGCACGGCGGATCACTTTCAATGCACTTC CTCTCCGGGGGATTGCATACCACGTGACTTTGTGTGCGACAAGCAGCCGGATTGTCCCAATGGCGAGGATGAGCGCTACTGCTTTGGCATTGAGCAACCGCTGCAGGAGCAACAAATGGACTATTGGTCAGGTCATCAGCACTCTGGGTCACAGTATGGCCAGGTTATTGAGCAGTCGTATGGCATTTGGCACACCAAATGCTTTCCCAAGAGCACACCTCCAAGCACCGCTGAAGTGCGTGAGATTTGCCGAAAACTTGGCTATAATCCGGATCGACAGCCCAGCTATAGACTCATAGACGATGCCGCCAATGAGGCAGTGCGTACTTATGAGTGGGCAGATCGACGAGGACGCAATTTCAGCAATGACACCTTGGTGGGCAAGTATCGAGACTCCACCAAGGCGCAGATCATTAGTAAATTCTCCCCGCTGCAATTAAATGAGCGTCTCACGCTCTTCCTCAAACCAAGTCGTCCCATTGCGGAGCTGGTCAGATGGAACTCCACGGATTCGAGTCATTGCTTCAGGCTGGAAATACGCTGTGCCTGA